From Streptomyces sp. NBC_00683, one genomic window encodes:
- a CDS encoding helix-turn-helix domain-containing protein, giving the protein MLAAIGLDERQEAAYRALVAAGAAELSDLARRLALPEADTERALRRLEQQGLAAQSSSRTDRWVAAPPGVALGALLTQQRHELEQAELASALLAEEYRAEATEPAVHDLVEVVTGASAVAHRFHQLQLGAVSEVCALVTGKPIAVTGMENESEERAAMRGVSYRVVVERDVLALPSGIVELSAALSRDEQCRVVDRVPTKLVVADASLAMVPLTGRGAEPAALVVHGSGLLESLMGLFEAVWRDAMPLRLGESGVSEEEGPGPDPTDLEILSLLLSGLTDASVAKQLELGLRTVQRRVKGLMELTGVSTRLQLGWHAYERGWVARAPR; this is encoded by the coding sequence ATGCTGGCAGCGATAGGTCTCGACGAGAGACAGGAAGCGGCCTACCGGGCGCTTGTCGCGGCGGGCGCCGCAGAGCTCTCCGATCTCGCGCGCCGGCTGGCGCTGCCGGAGGCGGACACGGAGCGGGCGCTGCGCCGGCTGGAACAGCAGGGCCTCGCCGCCCAGTCGTCGTCGCGGACCGACCGCTGGGTGGCCGCGCCGCCCGGGGTCGCGCTGGGCGCGCTGCTGACTCAGCAGCGGCACGAACTGGAGCAGGCCGAGCTCGCGTCGGCACTGCTCGCCGAGGAGTACCGGGCGGAGGCGACCGAGCCGGCGGTGCACGACCTGGTGGAGGTGGTGACCGGTGCGAGTGCGGTCGCGCATCGCTTCCATCAGCTGCAGCTGGGCGCCGTCTCGGAAGTCTGCGCACTGGTCACGGGGAAGCCGATCGCGGTCACGGGCATGGAGAACGAGTCCGAGGAACGGGCGGCGATGCGCGGAGTGTCCTACCGGGTCGTCGTCGAGCGCGATGTGCTCGCGCTGCCCTCCGGGATCGTGGAGCTCTCGGCGGCGCTGAGCCGTGACGAGCAGTGCCGGGTGGTCGACCGGGTGCCGACCAAACTGGTGGTCGCCGACGCCTCGCTGGCCATGGTGCCGCTGACGGGGCGCGGGGCCGAGCCCGCCGCCCTGGTCGTCCATGGCAGTGGCCTGCTGGAGTCGCTGATGGGACTGTTCGAGGCGGTGTGGCGCGATGCGATGCCCCTGCGGCTGGGTGAGAGCGGCGTCAGCGAGGAGGAAGGCCCCGGGCCGGACCCCACCGATCTGGAGATCCTGTCCCTGCTGCTGTCCGGTCTGACGGACGCGAGTGTGGCGAAACAGCTGGAACTGGGCCTGCGGACCGTGCAGCGGCGGGTGAAGGGGCTCATGGAACTGACCGGGGTGTCCACACGGCTGCAGCTGGGCTGGCACGCGTACGAACGCGGCTGGGTGGCGCGGGCGCCACGCTGA
- a CDS encoding DUF456 domain-containing protein: MSGWQLVAVGAVMVLGLVGVLVPGVPGQAMIWAAVLWWALTDTTPLAWGVLIGATCLLLLNQALKALLPSRRPQESGAPRKTLMIGGVAAIAGFFVVPVIGGLLGYVGAIYGAERLRLGTRRAGWTSLKSVMRATGYSVLLELFVCLLVVGAWLGSVIWG, from the coding sequence ATGAGTGGTTGGCAGCTCGTTGCCGTGGGCGCGGTGATGGTGCTCGGACTGGTCGGTGTGCTGGTGCCGGGTGTGCCCGGGCAGGCGATGATCTGGGCCGCCGTGCTGTGGTGGGCGCTGACGGACACGACGCCGCTCGCCTGGGGGGTTCTGATCGGGGCGACGTGTCTGCTCCTGCTGAACCAGGCACTGAAGGCTCTGCTGCCGTCACGCCGCCCGCAGGAGTCGGGCGCCCCCCGCAAGACACTGATGATCGGCGGGGTCGCTGCGATCGCGGGGTTCTTCGTGGTGCCGGTGATCGGCGGGCTGCTGGGCTACGTGGGCGCGATCTACGGGGCGGAACGGCTGAGGCTGGGCACCCGCAGGGCGGGCTGGACCTCGCTCAAGTCGGTCATGCGGGCGACCGGCTACTCGGTGCTCCTGGAGCTCTTCGTCTGCCTGCTCGTGGTCGGGGCGTGGCTGGGCTCCGTGATCTGGGGCTGA
- a CDS encoding DNA-3-methyladenine glycosylase 2 family protein: protein MDEQTRYEAVSSRDARFDGEFFFAVATTGIYCRPSCPAVTPKRKNVRFYPTAAAAQGNGFRACRRCRPDAVPGSAEWNVRADVVGRAMRMIGDGVVDREGVPGLAGRLGYSARQVQRQLNAELGAGPVALARAQRSHTARVLLQTTDLAVTEIAFASGFASVRQFNDTIRQIYARTPSALRTEAGTGTGGGLREGRRAGVPLRLAHRGPYAAREVFDLLGAEAVARIEEIGGAPGARTYRRTLRLPYGTGVVAVDEASAGPWLEARIALTDLRDLTTAVQRLRRLLDLDADPYAVDEALGADQRLAPLVAARPGLRSPGAADPEELAVRALVGTEAAEGLVERYGKVLDVPCGGLTHVFPEPGVLAVRAEDPALRELAGALAGGTVRLEAGADRDEAEQALLRLRAIGPATAAVIRMRALGDPDVDPHGTPATEGLRPWRSYAVRHLELAGRAAPSKR, encoded by the coding sequence ATGGACGAACAGACCAGGTACGAGGCGGTGAGCAGCCGCGACGCGCGCTTCGACGGAGAGTTCTTCTTCGCCGTCGCGACCACCGGCATCTACTGCCGGCCGAGCTGCCCCGCCGTCACCCCCAAGCGGAAGAACGTGCGGTTCTACCCGACCGCGGCCGCGGCCCAGGGCAACGGCTTCCGGGCGTGCAGACGCTGCCGCCCGGACGCCGTGCCGGGCTCCGCCGAATGGAATGTGCGGGCCGATGTCGTCGGCCGCGCCATGCGGATGATCGGCGACGGCGTCGTGGACCGGGAAGGCGTCCCCGGGCTCGCCGGGCGGCTCGGCTACAGCGCACGTCAGGTCCAGCGCCAGCTCAACGCCGAGCTGGGAGCCGGCCCCGTCGCCCTCGCGCGCGCCCAGCGCTCCCACACCGCCAGGGTCCTGCTGCAGACCACCGACCTGGCCGTCACCGAGATCGCCTTCGCGTCCGGCTTCGCCAGCGTGCGCCAGTTCAACGACACCATCCGGCAGATCTACGCCCGTACCCCCAGCGCTCTTCGGACCGAGGCCGGCACGGGTACCGGCGGGGGGCTGCGCGAGGGGCGAAGGGCCGGAGTCCCGCTCCGGCTCGCCCACCGCGGCCCGTACGCAGCCCGGGAGGTCTTCGACCTCCTCGGGGCCGAGGCCGTGGCCCGGATCGAGGAGATCGGCGGAGCCCCCGGCGCACGCACCTACCGGCGCACGCTGCGGCTCCCGTACGGCACCGGAGTCGTCGCCGTCGACGAGGCCTCCGCCGGGCCGTGGCTGGAAGCCCGCATCGCGCTCACCGACCTCCGCGACCTGACCACCGCCGTACAGCGGCTGCGCCGGCTCCTCGACCTCGACGCCGATCCGTACGCCGTCGACGAGGCCCTCGGTGCCGATCAGCGGCTGGCGCCCCTCGTCGCGGCCCGCCCCGGCCTGCGCTCGCCGGGCGCCGCCGACCCGGAGGAGCTCGCCGTACGCGCGCTCGTGGGCACGGAAGCCGCCGAAGGGCTGGTGGAGCGGTACGGGAAGGTCCTGGACGTGCCGTGCGGCGGCCTCACCCATGTCTTCCCCGAACCGGGGGTGCTGGCCGTCCGGGCCGAGGATCCGGCCCTGCGGGAGCTCGCGGGCGCCCTTGCCGGGGGAACCGTACGGCTCGAAGCCGGAGCGGACCGGGACGAGGCGGAGCAGGCGCTGCTGCGGCTGCGGGCGATCGGACCCGCGACCGCGGCAGTGATCCGTATGCGGGCACTGGGCGATCCCGATGTGGACCCGCACGGGACACCCGCGACGGAGGGTCTGCGGCCGTGGCGGTCGTACGCCGTACGCCACCTGGAGCTCGCGGGCCGAGCAGCACCCTCAAAGCGGTAG
- the rsgA gene encoding ribosome small subunit-dependent GTPase A produces the protein MSFPILPVSVSSHPLAPYGWDDDWAAAFAPYAEQGLLPGRVVRVDRGQCDVVTPDGTLRADTAFVVPRDPMRIVCTGDWVAVDPDGDPQFVRTLLPRRTAFVRSTSSQRSEGQVLATNIDHIVICVSLAVELDLGRLERFLALAMSSTAGAALLGDGNQAEEYEAHPLVVLTKADLVPDAATLAHLVEDIERIAPGVQVLPVSSATGEGVDVFGAIVSDGTSVLLGVSGAGKSTLANTLLGEDVMDVRAARDVDGKGRHTTTTRNLLVLPGGGVLIDTPGLRGVGLWDAEAGVGQVFSEIEDLARQCRFHDCGHEAEPGCAVLGAIEDGTLPERRLDSYRKLLRENHRIAAKTDARLRSETMREWKRRGAEGRAAMAFKREGRMR, from the coding sequence TTGTCTTTCCCCATTCTTCCGGTTTCCGTTTCGTCGCACCCGCTGGCTCCGTACGGCTGGGACGACGACTGGGCCGCCGCCTTCGCCCCGTACGCCGAGCAGGGACTCCTGCCCGGCCGCGTGGTCAGGGTGGACCGCGGGCAGTGCGACGTGGTCACCCCGGACGGCACCCTGCGGGCGGACACCGCGTTCGTGGTGCCCCGCGATCCGATGCGGATCGTCTGCACCGGCGACTGGGTGGCCGTCGACCCCGACGGCGACCCGCAGTTCGTCCGCACCCTCCTTCCACGGCGCACCGCCTTCGTACGCTCGACGTCCTCGCAGCGTTCCGAGGGCCAGGTGCTCGCCACCAACATCGATCACATCGTCATCTGCGTCTCGCTCGCCGTCGAGCTGGATCTCGGACGGCTGGAACGGTTCCTGGCGCTGGCCATGTCCAGCACCGCCGGTGCCGCCCTGCTGGGCGACGGGAATCAGGCCGAGGAGTACGAGGCGCACCCGCTCGTGGTGCTCACCAAGGCCGATCTCGTCCCGGACGCCGCCACGCTCGCCCACCTGGTCGAGGACATCGAGCGCATCGCCCCCGGAGTACAGGTGCTCCCCGTCAGCTCCGCCACCGGCGAGGGGGTCGACGTGTTCGGTGCCATCGTCTCGGACGGTACGAGTGTGCTGCTCGGGGTGTCCGGCGCGGGCAAGTCGACCCTCGCCAACACGCTGCTCGGCGAGGACGTCATGGATGTCCGGGCGGCGCGAGACGTGGACGGCAAGGGCAGGCACACCACCACGACACGCAACCTCCTCGTGCTGCCCGGCGGCGGCGTGCTGATCGACACCCCCGGGCTGCGTGGGGTCGGGCTCTGGGACGCGGAGGCCGGCGTCGGCCAGGTCTTCTCGGAGATCGAGGACCTGGCGCGGCAGTGCCGTTTCCACGACTGCGGCCACGAGGCCGAGCCGGGCTGCGCCGTGCTCGGCGCGATCGAGGACGGGACGCTGCCGGAGCGGCGTCTCGACAGCTACCGCAAGCTGCTCAGGGAGAACCACCGGATCGCGGCCAAGACGGACGCCCGGCTGCGCAGCGAGACCATGCGCGAATGGAAGCGCAGGGGCGCCGAGGGCAGGGCTGCCATGGCGTTCAAGCGGGAGGGCCGGATGCGGTAG
- a CDS encoding DUF5949 family protein, which produces MTSPQTATGTFAQAQLGTQILLAWSGGNVTTGRDVAFLLTYSLGDGQDGPEAGEKAMRVALERSGLRVGGETLDAAEKPNLPVKLLIQSGQAVLTMPHFKAQYTVPREWLAVAQAEGQVHGMFATRPWPAAAPGLPVDEELLRSFVGDPEVIGTSAHCLLPVRSLT; this is translated from the coding sequence ATGACCTCACCCCAGACCGCCACCGGCACGTTCGCACAAGCCCAGTTGGGCACACAGATCCTCCTCGCCTGGAGCGGCGGGAACGTCACGACCGGCCGTGACGTCGCCTTTCTCCTCACCTATTCGCTCGGCGACGGGCAGGACGGGCCGGAGGCGGGCGAGAAGGCCATGCGCGTGGCTCTCGAGCGCAGCGGACTGCGGGTGGGGGGCGAGACCCTGGACGCCGCGGAGAAGCCGAACCTTCCGGTCAAGCTCCTCATCCAGTCGGGCCAGGCCGTCCTGACGATGCCTCACTTCAAGGCGCAGTACACCGTCCCGCGCGAGTGGCTCGCGGTGGCGCAGGCCGAGGGCCAGGTGCACGGCATGTTCGCCACGCGCCCGTGGCCGGCGGCCGCTCCGGGACTGCCGGTCGACGAGGAGCTGCTGCGGTCCTTCGTGGGTGACCCGGAGGTCATCGGGACCTCCGCCCACTGCCTCCTGCCGGTACGCAGCCTGACCTGA
- a CDS encoding rodlin, producing MKKMMAGAAVAVSLVGLSAAAAPSAMAIGNDHGTTTVNGNGAESKFGNSATLGDQSPQLSLVQGSLNKLCVGLPAKANVGALLGVIAAVAVQDVNVLSNPQNQQCADNSTQAKGDEPLSHILNDIPVVSGNGAGNN from the coding sequence ATGAAGAAGATGATGGCCGGCGCGGCTGTGGCAGTGTCCCTGGTCGGTCTGTCCGCCGCCGCGGCCCCCTCGGCCATGGCGATCGGCAACGACCACGGCACCACCACGGTCAACGGCAACGGCGCCGAGTCGAAGTTCGGCAACAGTGCCACGCTCGGCGACCAGAGCCCGCAGCTCAGCCTGGTGCAGGGCTCGCTCAACAAGCTCTGCGTCGGCCTGCCGGCCAAGGCCAACGTCGGTGCGCTGCTCGGCGTGATCGCCGCGGTCGCGGTCCAGGACGTCAACGTCCTGTCCAACCCGCAGAACCAGCAGTGCGCGGACAACTCCACCCAGGCCAAGGGCGACGAGCCGCTGTCGCACATCCTGAACGACATCCCGGTGGTCTCGGGCAACGGTGCGGGCAACAACTGA
- a CDS encoding rodlin, whose translation MMKKFLASAAVAASVVGVSAAAAPSAMAIGNDHGTTSVNGNGAVQSYGNSSTYGDMSPQIGLIQGSFNKPCIALPAKANIGSLLGAVGVAVQDVNILSSPQNQQCTENSTQAKGDEALSHILDDIPILSGNGAGNH comes from the coding sequence ATGATGAAGAAGTTTCTGGCGTCGGCGGCAGTCGCTGCCTCCGTCGTAGGCGTTTCCGCCGCTGCGGCCCCCTCGGCCATGGCGATCGGCAACGACCACGGCACCACGTCGGTCAACGGCAACGGCGCCGTGCAGTCCTACGGCAACAGCAGCACGTACGGCGACATGAGCCCTCAGATCGGTCTCATCCAGGGATCGTTCAACAAGCCCTGCATCGCCCTGCCGGCCAAGGCCAACATCGGGTCGCTCCTCGGTGCCGTCGGGGTCGCGGTCCAGGACGTCAACATCCTGTCCAGCCCGCAGAACCAGCAGTGCACCGAGAACTCCACCCAGGCCAAGGGCGACGAGGCCCTGTCGCACATCCTGGACGACATCCCGATCCTCTCGGGCAACGGTGCGGGCAACCACTGA
- a CDS encoding chaplin gives MKYTKVAAIAAGTLMALGSAAPAMADSEAEAIAAHSPGVLSGNVIQAPIHIPVNICGNTVNVIGLLNPAFGNVCIND, from the coding sequence GTGAAGTACACCAAGGTTGCCGCCATCGCCGCCGGAACCCTCATGGCGCTGGGCTCCGCCGCACCGGCCATGGCCGACTCCGAGGCCGAGGCCATCGCGGCCCACTCCCCGGGTGTCCTGTCGGGCAACGTCATTCAGGCCCCGATCCACATCCCGGTGAACATCTGCGGCAACACCGTTAACGTCATCGGTCTGCTCAACCCGGCCTTCGGCAACGTCTGCATCAACGACTGA
- a CDS encoding rodlin: MIKKVLATGAVAASILGLSATSAMAIGDDTGTTSINGNGAVSEFGNSVTKGDQSPQLSLVQGSLNKPCIALPLKANVGGLLGALAVGVQDINVLSSPQNQQCTENSTQAKGDEALSHILSDIPVLSGNGAGNG; the protein is encoded by the coding sequence GTGATCAAGAAGGTTCTGGCTACGGGTGCCGTCGCCGCCTCCATCCTCGGTCTCTCGGCGACGAGCGCCATGGCGATCGGTGACGACACCGGTACGACGTCGATCAACGGCAACGGTGCCGTGTCGGAGTTCGGCAACAGCGTGACCAAGGGTGACCAGAGCCCGCAGCTCAGCCTGGTCCAGGGCTCGCTGAACAAGCCCTGCATCGCCCTGCCGCTCAAGGCGAACGTCGGCGGGCTCCTCGGCGCCCTCGCGGTCGGGGTCCAGGACATCAACGTCCTGTCCAGCCCGCAGAACCAGCAGTGCACCGAGAACTCCACCCAGGCCAAGGGTGACGAGGCGCTGTCGCACATCCTGTCCGACATCCCGGTCCTCTCCGGAAATGGCGCCGGCAACGGCTGA
- a CDS encoding chaplin, with amino-acid sequence MRQVLNKSMIVMAAASGILTAAGGYAHADASADGVAANSPGVGSGNAVQVPVHIPVNLCGNTVNVIALLNPAFGNTCANVSSDKGHGGHESGGHGSGGHGSGGHGSGGHGGHGSGASAEGVATGSPGVLSGNLAQVPLDIPVNACGNTVDIVGALNPTGGNSCANVSGPDHEHPPVDEPPVDEPPVDEPPVDEPPVDEPPVDEPPASEPPVSKPPVDQPPAGNPGPNTPDTQLAETGAGDIGLAAGASAALLLGGAVLLRRTRGSQR; translated from the coding sequence ATGCGACAGGTTCTGAATAAAAGCATGATCGTCATGGCGGCGGCGTCGGGCATCCTGACCGCCGCCGGCGGTTATGCGCACGCCGACGCTTCGGCAGACGGCGTTGCCGCCAATTCTCCTGGCGTGGGCTCGGGCAATGCCGTGCAGGTGCCGGTGCACATCCCGGTCAACCTCTGCGGTAATACCGTCAATGTGATCGCCCTGCTGAACCCCGCCTTCGGCAACACCTGTGCGAACGTCAGCTCCGACAAGGGCCACGGCGGACACGAGTCCGGCGGTCACGGCTCCGGCGGTCACGGCTCGGGTGGACACGGGTCCGGCGGTCACGGCGGTCACGGCTCCGGTGCGAGCGCGGAGGGCGTGGCCACCGGCTCGCCCGGCGTGCTGTCGGGCAACCTGGCCCAGGTACCCCTCGACATCCCGGTGAACGCCTGCGGCAACACCGTCGACATCGTGGGTGCGCTCAACCCCACGGGCGGCAACTCCTGCGCCAACGTGAGCGGTCCCGACCACGAGCACCCGCCGGTGGACGAGCCGCCGGTCGACGAGCCGCCGGTGGACGAGCCGCCGGTGGACGAGCCGCCGGTGGACGAGCCGCCCGTCGACGAGCCCCCGGCCTCCGAGCCGCCGGTGAGCAAGCCCCCGGTCGACCAGCCGCCGGCCGGCAACCCCGGCCCGAACACCCCTGACACGCAACTGGCCGAGACCGGCGCGGGTGACATCGGCCTGGCCGCCGGTGCGAGTGCTGCGCTGCTCCTGGGCGGCGCGGTGCTGCTGCGGCGCACCCGCGGCTCGCAGCGCTAG
- a CDS encoding FAD-dependent monooxygenase translates to MAATGLRMGVVGGSIAGCAMAIAGSRAGADVTVYERSTGELQDRGLGIVIPPPLHEQLVATGYLDAAMPTAPVATRVWLTRQPGQRSAREFARQPSPVTPCNWGLLWRALRAKADSARYYRGRPVTSVERTASGHALVRAAGAEESYDIVVGADGHRSLTRHVLAPGLSPSPAGYMVWRGALPLSALDGHQRQLELLRSAWITIGYPGGHGIFYLIPRGGGAGPDERLLAYAVYAKPPAPEPGDPQELAPYVREIADEHFPPEWADIVARGEHTSMVCHPVTDLHAPRSADPPFLLAGDAAGVTRPHTASGAVKALQDALCLEEALRGSASPAEALRHYARERTAEGARLMELGRRLGGAQVERTPDWTAMDQEAVDTWCRATLAGSTSYLYGGVR, encoded by the coding sequence GTGGCAGCGACAGGCTTACGGATGGGCGTGGTCGGCGGCAGCATCGCCGGGTGCGCGATGGCGATCGCGGGTTCCAGGGCCGGGGCGGACGTCACCGTGTACGAGCGCAGCACCGGCGAACTCCAGGACCGCGGTCTGGGCATCGTGATCCCGCCTCCCCTGCACGAACAGCTCGTCGCCACGGGCTACCTGGACGCCGCGATGCCCACGGCGCCGGTGGCCACGCGCGTCTGGCTGACCCGGCAGCCGGGGCAGCGGTCGGCCCGCGAGTTCGCGCGCCAGCCGAGCCCGGTCACGCCGTGCAACTGGGGACTGCTGTGGCGGGCGTTGCGCGCGAAGGCCGACTCGGCCCGTTACTACCGGGGGCGGCCCGTCACCTCCGTCGAACGGACCGCGTCGGGGCACGCCCTCGTCCGTGCGGCCGGGGCGGAGGAGTCGTACGACATCGTGGTGGGCGCCGACGGGCACCGTTCGCTCACCCGGCACGTCCTCGCCCCCGGGCTGAGCCCGTCGCCCGCCGGGTACATGGTGTGGCGCGGCGCGCTCCCGCTGAGCGCGCTCGACGGGCATCAGCGCCAGCTCGAACTCCTGCGGAGTGCCTGGATCACCATCGGCTACCCCGGCGGACACGGCATCTTCTACCTGATCCCCAGAGGCGGCGGGGCCGGACCCGATGAGCGTCTGCTCGCCTATGCGGTCTACGCGAAGCCACCCGCGCCGGAACCCGGAGACCCACAGGAACTGGCCCCGTACGTACGGGAGATCGCCGATGAGCACTTCCCTCCCGAGTGGGCGGACATCGTCGCCCGCGGCGAGCACACGTCCATGGTCTGCCACCCGGTGACCGATCTCCACGCACCCCGGTCGGCGGATCCGCCGTTCCTGCTGGCCGGGGACGCGGCAGGCGTCACCCGGCCGCACACGGCAAGCGGCGCGGTCAAGGCGCTGCAGGACGCCCTGTGTCTGGAGGAGGCACTGCGCGGGTCCGCCTCACCCGCCGAAGCGCTGCGGCACTATGCGCGGGAGCGCACCGCGGAGGGCGCGCGGCTGATGGAGCTCGGCCGCAGGCTGGGCGGTGCCCAGGTGGAACGCACTCCCGACTGGACCGCGATGGACCAGGAAGCGGTGGACACCTGGTGCCGCGCCACCCTTGCCGGCAGTACGAGCTATCTGTACGGCGGCGTCCGGTAG
- the eno gene encoding phosphopyruvate hydratase → MSAEAAGTVDATIETVTARRIIDSRGNPTVEVDIVLTDGSLGRAAVPSGASTGTREAVELRDGDTTRWHGKGVDRAVAHVNGEIAASVRGRDAADQAGLDAALVALDGTATKARLGANAILGVSLAAAKAAAAAHRLPLHRYLGGADAHLLPLPMMNIVNGGAHADNPLDFQEFMIAPVGADTFAEAVRMGSEVFHTLRRDLLAAGHSTGVGDEGGFAPALRTAEEALDFVMAAIERTGYRPGTDIGLLMDPASSEFFRDGVYDYAGEGVRRTPSENVDYLAELIDAYPVVSIEDPMAENDLDGWRELTARVGDRCQLVGDDVFCTDETLLREGIRTGVGNSVLVKVNQIGTLTEALATVATAHRAGWTAVMSHRSGETEDTTIADLAVATGCRQIKTGSLSRSDRTAKYNQLIRIEEELGDSARYAGRSALRRA, encoded by the coding sequence ATGTCCGCAGAGGCAGCCGGAACCGTCGACGCCACCATCGAGACCGTCACCGCCCGCAGGATCATCGACAGCCGGGGCAACCCCACGGTCGAGGTCGACATCGTCCTGACGGACGGATCCCTGGGGCGCGCGGCGGTTCCCTCAGGCGCCTCCACCGGCACCCGGGAGGCCGTGGAACTGCGCGACGGGGACACCACGCGCTGGCACGGCAAGGGCGTCGACCGCGCGGTGGCCCATGTCAACGGGGAGATCGCGGCGTCCGTGCGCGGCCGGGACGCGGCGGACCAGGCGGGTCTCGACGCCGCGCTGGTCGCCCTCGACGGCACCGCCACGAAGGCCCGGCTCGGCGCCAACGCGATCCTCGGCGTCTCCCTCGCCGCCGCCAAGGCCGCCGCGGCGGCCCACCGCCTGCCCCTCCACCGCTACCTCGGCGGCGCCGACGCCCACCTCCTGCCGCTGCCGATGATGAACATCGTCAACGGCGGTGCCCACGCCGACAATCCGCTGGACTTCCAGGAGTTCATGATCGCGCCCGTGGGCGCGGACACCTTCGCCGAAGCCGTCCGCATGGGCAGTGAGGTCTTCCACACCCTGCGCCGCGACCTGCTGGCCGCCGGGCACTCCACGGGCGTCGGCGACGAGGGCGGCTTCGCGCCCGCGCTGCGTACCGCCGAGGAGGCGCTCGACTTCGTGATGGCCGCCATCGAGCGCACCGGCTACCGCCCCGGTACGGACATCGGCCTGCTCATGGACCCGGCGTCGTCCGAGTTCTTCCGCGACGGGGTGTACGACTACGCGGGCGAGGGCGTGCGCCGCACCCCCTCCGAGAACGTCGACTACCTGGCCGAGCTCATCGACGCCTACCCGGTCGTCTCCATCGAGGACCCGATGGCGGAGAACGACCTGGACGGCTGGCGCGAGCTGACCGCCCGCGTCGGCGACCGCTGCCAGCTCGTCGGCGACGACGTGTTCTGCACCGACGAGACGCTGCTGCGCGAGGGCATCCGCACCGGCGTCGGCAACTCGGTCCTGGTCAAGGTCAACCAGATCGGGACCCTGACCGAGGCGCTGGCCACGGTGGCCACGGCCCACCGGGCGGGCTGGACGGCTGTCATGTCGCACCGCTCGGGCGAGACGGAGGACACCACCATCGCGGATCTGGCGGTCGCGACCGGCTGCCGTCAGATCAAGACCGGATCGCTCTCCCGCTCGGACCGCACGGCGAAGTACAACCAGCTGATCCGGATCGAGGAGGAGCTGGGCGACTCGGCGCGCTACGCGGGCCGCTCCGCACTGCGCCGGGCGTGA
- a CDS encoding MarR family winged helix-turn-helix transcriptional regulator — MPTPEAAAIAAELRTAMGKLTRRVTHEDHIPLGQVAVLGALDRDGAMTTSDLATDQRVRPQSMARAVGLLMEQNLITRRAHPTDGRKSLVELSDAGRAALEAERGRRAGWLAQAIEAELTDEERALLARSAALLERLATR, encoded by the coding sequence ATGCCCACCCCGGAAGCCGCCGCCATCGCCGCCGAACTGCGCACCGCGATGGGCAAGCTCACCCGACGCGTCACACACGAGGACCACATCCCGCTGGGCCAGGTCGCCGTCCTCGGCGCACTCGACCGCGACGGCGCCATGACCACCAGCGACCTCGCAACCGATCAGCGCGTACGCCCCCAGTCGATGGCCCGGGCGGTGGGCCTCCTCATGGAGCAGAACCTGATCACGCGCCGGGCGCACCCCACGGACGGCCGCAAGTCCCTGGTCGAGCTCTCCGACGCGGGCCGGGCCGCGCTCGAAGCGGAGCGCGGCCGCAGGGCCGGCTGGCTCGCGCAGGCCATCGAGGCCGAACTCACCGATGAGGAGCGGGCGTTGCTGGCACGGAGCGCGGCCCTGCTGGAGCGGCTCGCCACCCGCTAG
- a CDS encoding MaoC family dehydratase codes for MPLTVHGIQEILALGGRDLGHSAWKEVTQELIDTYAYVSGDHQWIHTDTERAAAGPYGRTIAHGYMVLSWGIPMFGELLQVSGVGRALNYGVNRVRYPAPVPVGSRVRLHASVTEVKEVPRGGVQMTRAFTFELEGSQKPACAAESLTHFYP; via the coding sequence ATGCCCCTGACCGTGCACGGCATCCAGGAGATCCTCGCCCTCGGCGGGCGCGACCTCGGGCACTCCGCCTGGAAGGAAGTGACCCAGGAGCTCATCGACACGTACGCGTACGTCTCCGGTGACCACCAGTGGATCCACACCGACACCGAACGCGCCGCGGCCGGCCCGTACGGGCGCACCATCGCCCACGGCTACATGGTCCTGAGCTGGGGCATCCCGATGTTCGGCGAGCTGCTCCAGGTGAGCGGCGTGGGACGCGCGCTCAACTACGGGGTCAACCGGGTCCGATACCCGGCGCCCGTCCCCGTCGGAAGCCGCGTGCGGCTGCACGCCTCCGTCACCGAGGTGAAGGAGGTCCCGCGGGGCGGCGTACAGATGACGCGGGCCTTCACCTTCGAACTCGAAGGGTCGCAGAAGCCGGCCTGCGCCGCGGAGTCGCTGACGCACTTCTACCCGTGA